The Polaribacter sp. Q13 sequence AGCTCCAACTTTTCAGCTGGAGCTTTTTTGTATAAAATAGTTTAGACTATTTTCTTACTGCTTTTACAATAGCTAAAGCTGCTCTCACATCTTTTTCTAATTTCGCATAATCTTTATTTGCTATAATTTCTTTAGAAATTAATTTAGATCCCATTCCAACACAAGTTACACCTGCATCAAACCAACCTTTTAAATTTTCTTCTGTTGGAGAAACTCCACCTGTTGGCATAACGCTTGTCCAAGGTTGAGGCCCTTTAACTCCTTTTACAAATTGAGGTCCATAAATATCACCAGGGAATAATTTAACGATTTCACATCCTAATTCTTCTGCTCTAGTAATTTCTGTTAAGGTACCACAACCAGGAGACCATAAAACTTTTTTACGGTTACATGCAATTGCAATATCTTCTCTTAAAACAGGAGTTACAACAAAGTTTGCTCCTAATGCCATGTATAATGATGCTGCACCTGCATCTGTTACAGAACCTACACCCATTATCATACCTGGTAATTCTGCAATAGCATATTTTGTTAA is a genomic window containing:
- a CDS encoding bifunctional 4-hydroxy-2-oxoglutarate aldolase/2-dehydro-3-deoxy-phosphogluconate aldolase, with protein sequence MAQFSRLEVAQVMKETGMIPLFFHNDIELSKKVLKACYDGGARLMEFTARGDFAHEVFGELTKYAIAELPGMIMGVGSVTDAGAASLYMALGANFVVTPVLREDIAIACNRKKVLWSPGCGTLTEITRAEELGCEIVKLFPGDIYGPQFVKGVKGPQPWTSVMPTGGVSPTEENLKGWFDAGVTCVGMGSKLISKEIIANKDYAKLEKDVRAALAIVKAVRK